A genomic segment from Paenibacillus sp. FSL K6-1096 encodes:
- a CDS encoding polysaccharide lyase 8 family protein: MQSLGGKWLQSVAGSTLSPESLKRVRDAQEAMLYQQELLWADIPYAGNAADTLMITSRLREMAIALNSPGCPCYKETRLRDQITYGLEWLYTHRYNESCPPYGNWWFWEIGVPIALLETLLLMEEVMDAEWVERLLLPVDKYVGDPAVHARWFAAETQPCTGANLVWKVTASALAAVISQDGAGLSAARNALLPLFTYAAAGDGFYEDGSFIQHDHYAYTGGYGVSLLQDLVRLMVWLHDTPWALPASAQEMTARWIEHSFVPLMFRGVLPDMVSGREISREGTQNHESGHSVITACLRFSRILDEPEQLRLLSRAKGWIIADTYKPYIAAAPPDTAAQAIALLADEHIPPAPEETCCKLFARMDRAVLRGPGFVYTISMFSSRMYSYESINHENLKGWYTSYGMSLLYNSDLGQYAGGYWPTVDSYRLPGTTVTKALLKDGAGSGRPSSRDFAGGAVLHNEYGAIAMELEDVVHESYGLIALLSWFLLGDSIVCLGSDIQSRSPAAVETIIDNRMCSPGGDDVLTADGTEICRTAGHTETLQPKWMHMTGSNEGADIGIFFPLKSTVYALREHRQGSWKAINAAGSAQRLERSYQTIWFDHGAAPQGAQYAYVLLPGYSEAATASFAQSLGLRIVECSAQAHAVEDSERGITAVHFWQPGWYRSGGIACSSQATVIMRSHPAGWSLAVADPTQKQRRPVEIEIEMGNRLGAGTDGGRDHPLSRVVSMSERITIQQVEAGKVRLRFDPEGAGGASFQVELSC; this comes from the coding sequence GTGCAGAGCTTAGGCGGCAAATGGTTGCAATCAGTCGCCGGGTCAACGCTGTCGCCTGAGTCGCTGAAGAGGGTCCGTGATGCACAGGAGGCGATGCTCTATCAACAGGAACTGCTCTGGGCCGATATTCCCTACGCTGGGAATGCGGCGGATACACTGATGATCACCAGCCGCTTGAGAGAAATGGCTATCGCGCTAAATTCTCCCGGATGTCCCTGTTACAAGGAAACCAGATTACGGGATCAGATCACCTATGGCCTGGAATGGCTGTATACGCACAGGTACAACGAGTCCTGCCCGCCTTACGGCAACTGGTGGTTTTGGGAGATTGGCGTCCCCATTGCCCTGCTGGAGACGCTGCTGCTTATGGAGGAAGTGATGGATGCCGAATGGGTTGAGCGTCTGCTTCTGCCCGTAGACAAATATGTAGGAGATCCGGCGGTTCATGCCCGGTGGTTCGCGGCGGAGACCCAGCCGTGTACCGGAGCGAATCTGGTCTGGAAGGTTACAGCGTCCGCTCTTGCAGCGGTGATCAGCCAAGACGGAGCGGGGCTGTCCGCCGCCCGGAATGCGCTGCTTCCCCTGTTCACTTATGCAGCCGCAGGGGACGGCTTCTATGAGGACGGCTCCTTCATCCAGCATGACCACTATGCCTACACTGGCGGGTATGGCGTGTCACTGCTGCAGGACCTCGTCCGTCTGATGGTATGGCTTCACGATACCCCCTGGGCATTGCCCGCATCGGCGCAGGAGATGACGGCCCGGTGGATCGAGCATTCTTTTGTGCCGCTGATGTTCAGGGGAGTGTTGCCGGATATGGTGAGCGGCCGGGAAATCTCGCGGGAGGGGACGCAGAACCATGAGAGCGGACATTCTGTCATCACCGCCTGCCTGCGCTTCTCGCGGATATTGGATGAGCCGGAGCAGCTCCGGCTGCTCTCCAGAGCCAAAGGCTGGATCATAGCAGATACGTATAAGCCATATATCGCAGCAGCGCCGCCGGATACGGCAGCTCAAGCTATCGCTCTGCTGGCAGATGAACATATACCGCCCGCCCCGGAAGAAACCTGCTGCAAGCTGTTTGCCCGGATGGACCGGGCGGTGCTGCGGGGTCCCGGGTTCGTCTATACGATCAGCATGTTCTCCAGCCGGATGTACAGCTATGAATCTATCAATCATGAGAATCTGAAGGGCTGGTACACTTCGTATGGCATGTCTCTTCTATATAATAGCGACCTTGGGCAATATGCCGGCGGGTACTGGCCGACGGTAGATTCGTACCGGCTCCCGGGAACTACCGTGACGAAGGCCTTGCTGAAGGATGGAGCCGGATCAGGCCGTCCAAGCAGCCGGGATTTCGCGGGCGGTGCGGTGCTTCATAACGAGTACGGGGCAATTGCCATGGAGCTGGAGGATGTAGTTCATGAATCCTACGGACTGATTGCGCTGTTAAGCTGGTTCCTGCTGGGAGACAGTATCGTATGCTTAGGCTCGGATATTCAGAGCCGCAGTCCGGCTGCGGTAGAGACGATTATAGACAACCGGATGTGCAGCCCGGGCGGGGACGATGTGCTTACAGCAGACGGAACGGAGATTTGCCGGACCGCCGGGCATACGGAGACGCTTCAGCCTAAGTGGATGCATATGACTGGAAGTAACGAAGGAGCGGATATAGGGATCTTTTTTCCTCTAAAAAGCACGGTATATGCATTGCGCGAGCACCGGCAAGGGAGCTGGAAGGCAATTAATGCAGCGGGTTCAGCTCAGCGCTTGGAACGGTCCTATCAGACGATCTGGTTCGATCATGGAGCAGCGCCGCAAGGCGCGCAGTATGCCTATGTGCTGCTGCCCGGGTACAGTGAAGCGGCAACGGCAAGCTTCGCTCAGTCCTTAGGCCTGCGGATTGTGGAATGCAGCGCTCAGGCTCATGCGGTTGAAGACTCTGAGCGGGGGATTACAGCAGTGCATTTCTGGCAGCCGGGCTGGTATCGAAGCGGGGGGATTGCCTGTAGCAGTCAGGCCACTGTCATTATGCGCAGTCATCCGGCTGGCTGGAGCCTGGCAGTGGCCGATCCGACTCAGAAGCAGCGCCGTCCGGTGGAGATTGAGATCGAGATGGGCAATCGTCTTGGAGCTGGAACAGATGGAGGCCGGGATCATCCCCTTTCCCGGGTCGTCAGCATGTCAGAGCGGATCACGATACAACAGGTTGAAGCGGGCAAGGTGAGACTGCGGTTCGACCCTGAAGGTGCCGGGGGAGCCTCGTTCCAGGTGGAGTTAAGTTGCTGA
- a CDS encoding leucine-rich repeat domain-containing protein — protein sequence MQMEITDDFTDERFRQFVRDSFCSGRETILKGDIDTVTTLELAGREFSSLQGIGHFTALEELDCSRNSLRKLDLSRNTMLEKLECQENMISRLDLSNNPGLTVLKCCYNSLHELNLEHNTALQQLDCSSNYIITLNIAECTELWEIRCNHNHLTRLDTTKHPGLTSLRCFNNHLTTLDLSHNKQLTKLYCSENKLTELDTSHNPQLTELDYANNLIIQPDHEVEGVGTLRYDNTFTCYSAAFSYSGHELPVTAEVKTKMEAEHLTSRIQKVWADLDKLLDRVLQQIAGVHPDEDVNELELAELIFAADGSFRIGYDAGDTPAGRLCIYAAFDSEGELEPELIYEVY from the coding sequence ATGCAGATGGAGATTACCGATGATTTCACAGATGAACGGTTCAGGCAGTTCGTAAGGGACAGCTTTTGCAGTGGCCGTGAAACGATCCTCAAGGGTGACATTGACACCGTGACCACGCTGGAGCTTGCAGGCCGTGAATTCTCAAGTCTTCAAGGAATCGGACACTTCACAGCGCTTGAGGAGCTGGATTGCAGCAGGAACAGCCTCCGTAAGCTCGACCTCAGCCGGAACACCATGCTGGAGAAGCTGGAGTGTCAGGAGAATATGATATCGAGATTGGACTTAAGCAATAATCCCGGACTCACGGTACTCAAGTGTTGCTATAACTCGCTGCATGAACTGAACCTTGAGCACAATACAGCACTGCAGCAGCTCGATTGCAGCAGCAATTATATCATTACTCTAAATATCGCAGAGTGTACGGAGCTTTGGGAAATCCGCTGCAATCATAATCATCTGACCCGCCTGGATACCACCAAGCATCCCGGACTTACAAGTCTGCGTTGCTTCAACAATCATCTTACCACTCTGGACCTCAGCCACAATAAGCAGTTGACCAAGCTCTATTGTTCAGAGAACAAATTGACGGAATTGGATACGAGCCATAATCCGCAGCTTACGGAGCTGGATTATGCCAATAATCTCATCATCCAGCCGGATCATGAGGTGGAGGGTGTCGGAACCTTGCGGTATGACAATACCTTCACATGCTATAGCGCAGCTTTTTCCTATTCGGGCCATGAGCTTCCCGTGACAGCGGAGGTTAAGACCAAGATGGAAGCGGAGCATCTAACCTCCCGGATTCAAAAGGTATGGGCTGACTTGGACAAGCTGCTTGACCGCGTTTTGCAACAGATTGCAGGGGTCCATCCGGATGAGGATGTGAATGAGCTGGAATTGGCCGAGTTGATCTTCGCTGCTGACGGTTCCTTCCGCATCGGCTATGATGCCGGGGACACGCCGGCAGGCCGGCTCTGTATCTATGCAGCGTTTGACTCTGAGGGAGAGCTTGAGCCTGAGTTGATCTATGAAGTGTATTAG
- a CDS encoding aldo/keto reductase, which translates to MQTVTLNNGVKMPLLGFGVYQIPDAEECENAVYEALTAGYRLIDTASGYLNEEAVGRAIKRSGVPREELFITTKLWIQDAGYESAKLSFAKSMKKLGLDYLDLYLIHQPFGDYYGAWRAMEELYHEGKIRAIGVSNFLPDRLMDLIVHNKVVPAVNQVETHPFLQQTDNAAFMKKQGVQIESWGPFAEGRNNLFSNEVLTGIAAKHNKSVAQVVLRWLIQRDIVAIPKSVRKERIVENFDIFNFELSAEDMAQIAALDTGESLFLSYHDPEVAKRLGNWRIEL; encoded by the coding sequence ATGCAGACTGTAACCTTAAATAACGGAGTGAAAATGCCGCTGCTCGGCTTCGGGGTCTATCAGATTCCTGATGCCGAAGAATGTGAGAATGCGGTGTATGAGGCACTGACGGCAGGCTATCGCCTGATTGATACCGCCTCCGGTTATCTGAATGAAGAGGCGGTGGGCCGCGCAATCAAGCGCAGTGGTGTACCCCGCGAAGAGCTGTTCATCACCACCAAGCTGTGGATTCAGGATGCCGGATATGAGAGTGCCAAGCTCTCCTTCGCCAAATCCATGAAGAAGCTGGGGCTGGACTACCTGGATCTGTACCTTATCCACCAGCCGTTCGGGGACTATTACGGAGCCTGGCGGGCGATGGAAGAGCTGTATCATGAAGGCAAAATCCGGGCGATCGGGGTCAGCAACTTCCTCCCGGACCGCCTGATGGACCTGATCGTCCATAACAAGGTCGTGCCTGCGGTCAATCAGGTGGAGACCCATCCGTTCCTTCAGCAGACGGATAACGCTGCTTTCATGAAGAAACAGGGTGTGCAGATTGAATCCTGGGGACCGTTCGCCGAAGGGCGCAACAACCTGTTCAGCAACGAGGTGCTGACCGGGATTGCCGCTAAGCATAACAAATCCGTCGCCCAGGTTGTGCTTCGCTGGCTGATCCAGCGCGATATCGTAGCGATTCCGAAGTCGGTGCGCAAAGAGCGGATTGTCGAGAACTTTGATATTTTCAACTTTGAGCTGAGTGCTGAAGATATGGCTCAGATTGCCGCGCTGGATACCGGCGAGAGCCTGTTCCTGTCGTATCACGACCCGGAGGTTGCCAAACGGCTGGGGAATTGGCGGATTGAGCTGTAA
- a CDS encoding polysaccharide lyase family 8 super-sandwich domain-containing protein: MRRILIKSCLVMLALLLSFTGIGGVAEHVRAADEFDGMRENRKVMLTGGSSLDTADPDIAAALTRLTNEANGYWQTMNTAAGRTYLWSDNPGTGNSIHIRVTYERLKTMALAYATSGTALYEDSQLGNDIVAALDYMYATRYHEGITPVASGTSNWWDWQIGIPLQLNDITVLMYDSLTPAQVTNYMTAVERFSPAVTLTGANRTWKAMVVGERGMLVKDGTKLAAARDGLSSVFNYTLSGDGFYRDGSFIQHNNIPYTGGYGIDLLLAVSDLMGMLHGSSWQVTDPKQSNVWEWVYNAYQPVMYKGAIMDMVRGREISRNYSQDHDAGHRVMQGILSLSRIAPPAQGGDFKRMLKGWIFSDTFKSFYEDAPVPSLALAKSISSDPAIEPAAELTGYKQFAAMDRAVQHRPGYSLGLAMYSSRIASYEAINSENAKAWYTSAGMTSLYNSDLGQYSDDYWPTVDNYRLPGTTVLSQTSSGSHTSTKQWTGGTDMQNLYGVSGMELKYGDYDLSARKSWFMFDDEVVALGSGINSTDNKVVETIVENRKLNAAGSNTLTVNGAVQPSVLGGSGTMDQVEWAHLSGSTAGADTGYYFPQTVPLAMKREARTGNWKQINPRPVTPSTPVTRNYMTLWLDHGVNPAGGEYQYVLLPGKSAPQVAAYAAAPDIEVLANTSGVQAVREKELGIIGANFWEDGTSSADLITVNKKASVMTQETEDTLELSLSDPTQAGTGVIEVELDRSASGYTADSGITVTQLSPTIRLSVNVSAAKGKTFKASFELGSGTPPVLPGEEVIVDNNDTTGVLKIGSWKTAAVQTDRYGINYLHDDNSGKGSKSVTFTPDLPATATYSVYMMWPQHFNRSTAIPIEVVHAGGTATLNVDQTANGGVWNLIGIYSFTAGTSGSVTIRNNGTTGYVTADAVRWVRNP, encoded by the coding sequence ATGAGGAGAATCCTGATCAAAAGCTGTCTCGTCATGCTGGCATTGCTGTTGTCGTTCACCGGAATTGGCGGGGTAGCAGAACACGTTCGTGCTGCCGATGAATTCGATGGGATGCGGGAGAACCGGAAAGTGATGCTTACAGGGGGCAGCTCTCTGGATACTGCAGATCCGGACATTGCCGCAGCCTTAACCAGGCTAACGAATGAAGCGAATGGTTATTGGCAGACGATGAACACCGCAGCGGGCCGCACCTATCTGTGGAGCGATAATCCCGGGACCGGGAATTCCATTCATATCCGGGTGACCTATGAACGGCTGAAGACGATGGCGCTCGCCTACGCTACTTCCGGTACCGCTCTCTATGAGGACAGCCAGCTTGGCAATGATATTGTGGCTGCCCTCGATTATATGTACGCTACCAGATACCATGAGGGGATAACGCCGGTAGCCAGCGGAACAAGCAACTGGTGGGATTGGCAAATCGGTATTCCTTTGCAGCTTAACGACATAACGGTGCTGATGTATGACTCCTTAACCCCGGCGCAGGTTACGAATTATATGACAGCCGTGGAACGCTTCTCGCCCGCTGTAACCCTGACAGGGGCTAACCGCACCTGGAAGGCAATGGTGGTGGGTGAGCGGGGCATGCTGGTCAAAGACGGGACCAAGCTCGCCGCCGCCCGCGACGGGCTGTCCTCCGTTTTCAACTATACGCTCAGCGGAGACGGCTTTTACCGGGATGGCTCATTTATTCAGCATAACAATATCCCCTACACTGGAGGTTATGGCATTGACCTGCTGCTAGCCGTCAGCGATCTGATGGGGATGCTTCACGGTTCTTCCTGGCAGGTGACCGATCCCAAGCAGTCTAATGTATGGGAATGGGTGTACAACGCTTATCAGCCGGTGATGTACAAGGGCGCTATCATGGACATGGTACGAGGCCGGGAGATCTCCAGGAATTACAGCCAGGATCACGATGCGGGTCATCGGGTGATGCAGGGCATTTTGAGCTTATCCCGGATTGCGCCGCCCGCGCAAGGGGGGGATTTTAAGCGGATGCTGAAGGGCTGGATATTTTCAGACACCTTCAAGTCTTTTTATGAAGATGCACCCGTTCCAAGCCTTGCTCTGGCCAAAAGCATCAGCAGCGACCCGGCCATCGAACCTGCGGCAGAGCTTACCGGCTACAAGCAGTTCGCGGCGATGGACCGGGCGGTCCAGCACCGGCCGGGCTACAGCCTCGGACTGGCGATGTATTCCAGCCGGATCGCCAGCTATGAAGCGATTAACAGCGAGAACGCCAAAGCCTGGTATACCTCTGCCGGGATGACCAGCCTATATAACAGTGATCTTGGTCAATACAGCGATGATTACTGGCCGACCGTGGATAATTACAGGCTGCCCGGAACAACGGTGCTGTCCCAGACCTCTTCCGGCAGCCACACGAGCACCAAACAGTGGACCGGCGGCACCGATATGCAGAATCTGTATGGCGTCTCCGGCATGGAGCTGAAGTACGGGGATTATGATCTTAGCGCGAGGAAATCATGGTTCATGTTCGACGATGAAGTTGTGGCTCTTGGCTCAGGGATTAACAGCACAGACAATAAGGTGGTAGAGACGATCGTCGAGAACCGGAAGCTGAATGCGGCGGGCAGCAATACGCTCACTGTGAACGGTGCAGTGCAGCCTTCCGTCTTGGGCGGGTCAGGGACGATGGACCAGGTAGAATGGGCTCATCTGTCCGGCAGCACGGCGGGTGCGGATACGGGATATTATTTTCCGCAGACGGTCCCGCTTGCCATGAAGCGAGAGGCTAGAACCGGCAACTGGAAGCAGATTAACCCCCGCCCGGTTACGCCGTCTACACCGGTCACCCGCAATTATATGACTTTATGGCTGGATCATGGGGTTAATCCGGCGGGCGGGGAATATCAGTATGTGCTGCTTCCGGGTAAGTCAGCTCCGCAAGTGGCTGCCTACGCTGCTGCTCCAGATATTGAAGTGCTGGCGAACACCTCTGGCGTACAAGCGGTGCGCGAGAAGGAGCTGGGCATCATTGGCGCGAACTTCTGGGAGGACGGCACAAGCTCTGCTGATCTGATTACCGTCAACAAGAAAGCATCGGTCATGACCCAAGAAACAGAGGATACGTTGGAGTTGTCTCTCAGTGATCCGACACAGGCGGGAACCGGCGTAATCGAAGTGGAGCTGGACCGTTCAGCAAGCGGATATACGGCTGATTCAGGAATTACTGTCACTCAGTTAAGCCCGACGATCCGTTTATCGGTGAATGTCAGCGCAGCCAAGGGCAAGACGTTCAAGGCTTCTTTTGAGCTGGGCAGCGGTACGCCGCCGGTTCTGCCTGGAGAAGAGGTGATCGTGGACAATAACGACACCACCGGGGTGCTGAAGATTGGAAGCTGGAAGACCGCGGCGGTGCAGACCGACCGGTACGGAATCAATTATCTGCATGATGACAACAGCGGCAAGGGCAGCAAAAGTGTAACGTTCACCCCCGACTTGCCCGCCACGGCCACCTACAGCGTCTATATGATGTGGCCCCAGCATTTCAACCGGTCGACAGCGATTCCAATCGAAGTCGTTCATGCCGGAGGAACGGCGACGCTGAATGTAGACCAGACTGCGAACGGAGGAGTCTGGAATCTAATTGGTATCTATTCCTTCACGGCAGGCACTTCGGGCAGTGTTACTATCCGTAATAATGGAACGACTGGGTATGTTACTGCCGATGCGGTGAGGTGGGTGCGAAATCCTTAA
- a CDS encoding GH92 family glycosyl hydrolase → MTRRVEYVDPFIGVDGENNCLCGPYLPNSIVRLGPDTLPPQLSHGYDSSRPIIRFSHTHVSGTGGGGRYGNVGFTPYTGLPRFQIDPYVKGEEHAEAGYYSVRLLPAAIRAELTSTMRTGIHRYTYPADEPAGLLIDAGAVIQVGGDEPGKTTGLSTGGYIEVLSAYELAGRSDLRGGWGHEFPYSVYFYIRFDQPMENVLLTDAGGVRLGHSVDGPHCQASLSFGPCGTLVAKTGISYVSVGKARASVDREAFAGFDDIREAAGSIWEDKLSRVTVEGGSLEHTRLLYTLMTRLFCMPSDLGVDDENFVWKSGVRHFTDLYALWDSVRNANSLITLLDPQLEADILGCLLDIAEHTGWLPDAWIMGHSAMIQGGSSADILFCEAALKKLEGIDYAQALKQMRKNNEVQSPDTWLYGRHLHDYHALGYLSTDVKKNCVSRHMEYAYQDWCIGRLSEELGQEETAAEYYDSSQKLWNLWREELKCFAPRRPDGEWVSSFDPESCLPDSWNDPYFYEGTGLQWSFSTHHDFHGLVERHGGAEAFVRHLDYFFDGGFYNSKETMLHIPYLYIYAGRPDRAADRVRECLEQYFRAERDGLGDNEDMGCQSAFFICSAMGLYPLMGQDLYFLVPPLFQRTTLLLGAKGKEVPLTIEVQGEDGGSGSLYIQSAVLNGQTLDRAWVRHEEIAGGGTLVLELGPDAGKWGRRVPPSPLAEWGQ, encoded by the coding sequence GTGACAAGAAGAGTGGAGTACGTAGATCCTTTTATCGGCGTGGACGGGGAGAATAACTGCCTGTGCGGACCTTATCTGCCGAACAGCATCGTCCGGCTGGGCCCGGATACCCTGCCGCCCCAGCTATCGCACGGCTATGACAGCTCGCGGCCGATTATCCGGTTCAGTCACACGCATGTCAGCGGAACCGGGGGCGGCGGGCGGTACGGCAATGTCGGCTTCACCCCTTATACGGGATTGCCCCGGTTCCAGATCGACCCTTATGTGAAGGGGGAGGAGCATGCCGAAGCAGGCTATTACAGCGTGAGGCTGCTTCCGGCGGCAATCCGGGCTGAGCTTACCAGCACCATGCGGACCGGAATCCACCGCTATACTTATCCGGCTGATGAACCAGCGGGCCTGCTGATTGACGCCGGAGCGGTTATCCAGGTGGGCGGGGATGAGCCCGGGAAGACGACCGGACTCTCGACCGGCGGTTATATTGAGGTGTTGTCTGCCTATGAGCTTGCCGGCCGCTCCGACCTGCGCGGGGGCTGGGGGCATGAATTCCCTTACTCCGTCTATTTCTATATCCGTTTCGATCAGCCCATGGAGAATGTGCTGCTGACGGATGCAGGCGGGGTACGCTTAGGCCACTCTGTGGACGGTCCCCATTGTCAGGCGTCACTGAGCTTCGGACCCTGCGGAACGCTGGTGGCGAAGACAGGCATCTCTTATGTGAGCGTCGGCAAAGCCAGAGCAAGTGTGGACCGGGAGGCATTTGCCGGATTCGATGACATTCGCGAGGCGGCCGGCAGCATCTGGGAGGATAAGCTGAGCAGAGTTACGGTGGAAGGGGGAAGCCTGGAGCATACCCGGCTGCTCTATACCCTGATGACCCGCCTGTTCTGTATGCCCAGTGATCTGGGCGTGGACGATGAGAACTTCGTCTGGAAATCGGGGGTCCGGCATTTTACCGATCTCTACGCGCTCTGGGACAGTGTCAGGAATGCCAATTCGCTGATCACTCTGCTTGACCCGCAGCTGGAAGCGGATATTCTGGGCTGTCTGCTGGACATCGCAGAGCACACCGGCTGGCTGCCGGACGCCTGGATCATGGGGCATAGCGCGATGATTCAAGGCGGAAGCTCCGCCGATATTCTGTTCTGTGAAGCTGCGCTGAAGAAGCTGGAGGGGATCGACTATGCGCAGGCCCTGAAGCAGATGCGCAAAAATAATGAGGTGCAGTCCCCGGACACCTGGCTCTATGGCCGTCATCTGCACGATTACCACGCCTTAGGCTACCTGTCTACGGATGTGAAGAAGAATTGTGTCTCCCGCCATATGGAATATGCCTATCAGGATTGGTGCATCGGCCGGTTGTCCGAGGAGCTTGGGCAGGAGGAGACAGCAGCGGAGTACTATGACAGCTCGCAGAAGCTGTGGAATCTGTGGCGGGAGGAGCTTAAGTGTTTTGCGCCCCGGCGGCCGGACGGGGAATGGGTGAGTTCCTTTGACCCCGAATCCTGCCTGCCGGATTCCTGGAATGATCCCTATTTCTATGAGGGCACAGGACTGCAATGGTCGTTCAGCACCCATCATGACTTCCATGGACTGGTAGAGCGGCATGGGGGAGCGGAGGCTTTTGTCCGGCATTTGGATTATTTCTTTGACGGGGGCTTCTATAACTCCAAGGAAACGATGCTGCATATTCCTTACCTATATATTTATGCAGGCAGGCCGGACCGTGCGGCAGACCGGGTGAGGGAATGCCTGGAGCAATACTTCCGGGCAGAGCGTGACGGATTAGGGGATAACGAGGATATGGGCTGCCAGAGCGCCTTCTTCATCTGCTCGGCGATGGGGCTGTATCCCTTGATGGGCCAGGACCTCTACTTCCTTGTGCCTCCATTGTTCCAGCGGACGACCCTGCTGCTGGGAGCGAAGGGGAAGGAAGTGCCGCTGACGATTGAGGTTCAGGGCGAAGATGGCGGGTCCGGCAGCTTGTATATTCAGTCTGCTGTTCTGAACGGGCAGACGCTGGACCGGGCCTGGGTCCGACATGAAGAGATTGCGGGCGGCGGGACTCTTGTGCTGGAGCTTGGACCGGATGCCGGAAAGTGGGGCAGAAGGGTTCCGCCTTCACCGCTGGCGGAGTGGGGTCAGTAA